DNA from Yamadazyma tenuis chromosome 5, complete sequence:
TTTTGCTGCTCCCAAGTCCATTATTGTCGTTGCTGACTTGCCCAAAACCAGATCCGGTAAGATCATGAGAAGAATCTTGAGAAAGATTAGTTCTCACGAAGCCGACCAATTGGGTGATATCTCCACCTTGGCCAACCCTCAATCTGTTGAAGGTATCATTGAATGCTTCAGTGCCCAATTCGGAAAGAAATAATTTAATAGAGTGTATATTCAATATCAAATACCATCATCCTCATCTGCAGCCAAATTGTGCAATGCGCATCCAAACTTGTTTCTCGCCAAACAAACACCAGCGAATGTGGAAGACGTTTTTGGCATTGAAGCTTGCTCAACTCGTGGTGCTATACAATGTTCCTGCCCAATTCGATGTTTCTTCAGACATCTTGATTGAGTCCTATAGTTCTGATCGGTTGGGGCTCCCGATTATTGATAGACTTCTCGATGGATTCTTGATCTGGGACAATGTCTATTTCACcgatttgttcaaaaatGACATCAAATACGAACACCAGTTTGTGTTTAGTCCCGGGTGGGTGGCCCTTATTCGGTATATTGCCTCATTGTTGCCAACCCAAAATTTCTATGTGCTACTAGCCATTGCAACTGTGGTTTCTAATGTTTGTCAGTTGATGGCCTGTCAAGTGCTATACGTGTTTTCTCGCAAAATGTTCGAGAAAATGCCATTTTTCGGCCTCAAATCAAAGGATTTGGCCCATAAGGCGGCTTTATACTATATTCTTTCGCCCGGTGGGATCTTCTTAACTGCTTCATATTCGGAGAATTTGGGGTCGCTCTTGTCGATTCTCGCGTTATATTTAAGAGAAGTATCCATCAGTTACAGTGCTAACTACCACCTCAAAGTTCGGCTCTGGGCTGTCTACATTTTCAGTGGCATAGTTCTTGCTGCCGCTTTCCAAGTAAGGGCAAACTGTCTTCTTTTGGGAATTTTCTATCTTTATGATCTTGAACGTTTCTGGCGAGCATCAGAAGTCTCCAGCACAATCATAAGTTTCGTTTCTGGAATTCCATTGTTCGTTTCGTTCGTGTATACCAACTACGTGGGTTATAAAACTTTCTGTCCCGGACGAGGAGAATGGTGCAACCATGTATTTCCATCATTATTCCAGTACTGCCAGGTGCACTATTGGAACAACGGGTTTCTCAACTACTGGACCCCAAATAATATTCCAAACTTCATAATTTCACTGCCAATTGTGGCTACTAACGTTTATCTAATCTGGTACTTTTACACCAAGTACCCTTCCCACTTGTTGATACCGTACTTACTTTTAAACGCTATTCTTGTGGTGCTCGGAGTATTGTTTTGGAATATCCAAATTCTCAACCGAATTCTCAATTTTAACCCAGTTTTCTACTGGTTTCTTGCAGTCATTGACAACAAGATGATCCGTCGGGGGCTTTTGTTTTGGATTCTCATCCAAGCTGGACTTTTTGGTGCTTTCCTTCCTCCAGCCTAACGGTCGCACTAAGCTCATAAAACAGATCGTCTAGAAAACACCGAAATGGACACTGACTTCTGTACCACGAACGGTACCACATCCAAGTCAAAAAACAGCTGACTAAAGACACCGGGTACTCATACTAAGGTACACCTATTCTAGTTAAAATGTGAGCACCCCCCTGTGCCAGTTTGGGATATCATTACCCGAATTGGTAATGGGTTGCGACCAGGATAACCCGATCTCAAATGCCCAAATATATAAAATACACCACAGTACACCAAGAAATACGTAGTTTCACAACACACGGCAAGTACATAATATGAATACCACTCTTATTGAAACATTTGAAGGGTTTCGGTTCCCCAAAATGGTGAATTAtatgttggtggtggtgcttCTAGCTGCTGCCGTACTCAGCAAAGAGTATAGAAAACTGAAATCCACGACCTCCAAATCAAAATCCCTACAAAAGC
Protein-coding regions in this window:
- the GPI18 gene encoding ER membrane glycoprotein subunit of the GPI transamidase complex-like protein (CAZy:GT76; EggNog:ENOG503NYKS; BUSCO:EOG09262GLP; COG:G), yielding MWKTFLALKLAQLVVLYNVPAQFDVSSDILIESYSSDRLGLPIIDRLLDGFLIWDNVYFTDLFKNDIKYEHQFVFSPGWVALIRYIASLLPTQNFYVLLAIATVVSNVCQLMACQVLYVFSRKMFEKMPFFGLKSKDLAHKAALYYILSPGGIFLTASYSENLGSLLSILALYLREVSISYSANYHLKVRLWAVYIFSGIVLAAAFQVRANCLLLGIFYLYDLERFWRASEVSSTIISFVSGIPLFVSFVYTNYVGYKTFCPGRGEWCNHVFPSLFQYCQVHYWNNGFLNYWTPNNIPNFIISSPIVATNVYLIWYFYTKYPSHLLIPYLLLNAILVVLGVLFWNIQILNRILNFNPVFYWFLAVIDNKMIRRGLLFWILIQAGLFGAFLPPA